A part of Oncorhynchus masou masou isolate Uvic2021 chromosome 30, UVic_Omas_1.1, whole genome shotgun sequence genomic DNA contains:
- the LOC135521615 gene encoding uncharacterized protein C1orf232-like codes for MNPIWKVYKSKVLKTLNPDLEEYTEEEAVGTRMTQFFGTSGNLMPNWSCVNNAEIDMSPVQEDMPNAVSQLAKRCVQVQGAGAKGWNRMSALFNKEDEHQLLEETESPPVPDHPLAVTPEEPQRPARPSGFWGSFATNWKQMAASKQAEAAANETGTMEEGQEAAGEGGGEGRGESYQGENTEGEQSQDGGGGSNTSFSRYAMLGGGSENTPFKWNFVTGKLAELKTKSMSGQED; via the exons ATGAATCCCATATGGAAAGTGTACAAGAGCAAAGTGCTGAAGACCCTGAACCCGGACCTAGAGGAGTAcacagaggaagag GCTGTTGGAACAAGGATGACCCAGTTCTTCGGAACGTCGGGAAACCTGATGCCGAACTGGAGCTGC GTCAATAATGCAGAGATTGACATGAGCCCTGTCCAGGAGGATATGCCCAATGCAGTGTCTCAGCTGGCCAAGAga TGTGTTCAGGTGCAGGGTGCTGGGGCTAAAGGCTGGAACAGGATGTCAGCTCTCTTCAACAAAGAGGATGAGCACCAGCTATTGGAGGAGACTGAGAGCCCGCCTGTCCCAGACCA TCCACTAGCAGTGACGCCTGAGGAGCCGCAGAGACCGGCCAGACCCTCAGGATTCTGGGGTAGCTTCGCCACCAACTGGAAACAAATGGCCGCCTCAAAACAGGCTGAAGCCGCAGCAAACGAGACGGGCACGATGGAGGAGGGTCAGGAGGCggcaggggagggaggtggtgagggaaggggggagagttACCAGGGGGAGAACACGGAGGGAGAGCAGAGtcaagatggaggaggagggagcaaCACCAGCTTCTCCAGATATGCCATGCTTGGAGGAGGGAGCGAGAACACGCCCTTCAAGTGGAACTTTGTCACAGGCAAGCTGGCTGAGTTGAAGACTAAGAGCATGTCTGGCCAGGAAGACTAA